One Pseudomonas entomophila genomic window carries:
- a CDS encoding threonine aldolase family protein has product MTDNNQQFASDNYSGICPEAWAAMEKANHGHQRAYGDDQWTERASEYFRKLFETDCEVFFAFNGTAANSLALASLCQSYHSVICSETAHVETDECGAPEFFSNGSKLLTAASVNGKLTPDSIREVALKRQDIHYPKPRVVTITQATEVGTVYRPEELKAISATCKELGLNLHMDGARFTNACSFLGCSPAELTWKAGVDVLCFGGTKNGMAVGEAILFFNRQLAEDFDYRCKQAGQLASKMRFLSAPWVGLLEDGAWLRHGKHANHCAQLLATLVSDLQGVELMFPVEANGVFLQMPEHALEALRNKGWRFYTFIGSGGARFMCSWDTQESRVRELAADIRAIFGA; this is encoded by the coding sequence ATGACCGATAACAACCAACAATTCGCCAGCGACAACTACTCCGGCATCTGCCCCGAAGCCTGGGCGGCCATGGAAAAGGCCAACCACGGCCACCAACGCGCCTACGGCGACGACCAGTGGACCGAACGCGCCTCGGAATACTTCCGCAAGCTGTTCGAGACCGACTGCGAGGTGTTCTTCGCCTTCAACGGCACCGCCGCCAACTCCCTGGCCCTGGCCTCGCTGTGCCAGAGCTACCACAGCGTGATCTGCTCCGAGACCGCCCACGTCGAGACCGACGAATGCGGCGCGCCGGAGTTCTTCTCCAACGGCTCCAAGCTGCTGACCGCCGCCAGCGTCAACGGCAAGCTGACGCCTGATTCGATCCGCGAAGTGGCGCTCAAGCGCCAAGACATCCACTACCCCAAGCCCCGCGTGGTGACCATCACCCAGGCCACCGAAGTGGGCACCGTGTATCGCCCTGAAGAGCTCAAGGCGATCAGCGCAACATGCAAGGAGCTGGGCCTGAACCTGCACATGGATGGCGCGCGCTTCACCAACGCCTGCTCGTTCCTCGGCTGCTCGCCGGCCGAGCTGACCTGGAAGGCCGGCGTCGATGTGCTGTGCTTCGGTGGCACCAAGAACGGCATGGCGGTGGGCGAGGCGATCCTGTTCTTCAACCGCCAGCTGGCCGAGGACTTCGACTACCGCTGCAAGCAGGCCGGGCAACTGGCGTCGAAGATGCGCTTCCTGTCGGCGCCGTGGGTGGGCCTGCTGGAAGATGGCGCCTGGCTGCGCCATGGCAAGCACGCCAACCACTGCGCGCAGTTGCTGGCAACGTTGGTGAGTGACTTGCAGGGGGTGGAACTGATGTTCCCGGTGGAAGCCAACGGGGTGTTCCTGCAGATGCCGGAGCATGCACTGGAGGCCCTGCGCAACAAGGGCTGGCGCTTCTATACCTTCATTGGTAGCGGTGGCGCGCGGTTCATGTGTTCGTGGGATACGCAGGAGTCGCGGGTGCGCGAACTGGCGGCGGACATCCGCGCCATCTTCGGCGCCTGA
- a CDS encoding methyl-accepting chemotaxis protein: protein MTEMVATAVHEMGLTVQDIAQNAGAAAHASQSARDEALQAREVVRRSIHGIEGMSGEIGRAAEAVAQLADEVASIDEVLAVIRSISEQTNLLALNAAIEAARAGEMGRGFAVVADEVRTLARRTQVSTDEVQQMIHRLKQGAGTAVASMQAGQQATGSGVEASQRTGTSLGAITDQVERISDMNHQVATATEEQSAVTEEINRNVQGISDLARQTASEVQGCREECQALRGLADDLARQMGGFRL, encoded by the coding sequence ATGACCGAGATGGTCGCCACTGCGGTGCATGAGATGGGCCTGACCGTGCAGGACATCGCGCAGAACGCTGGCGCTGCCGCGCACGCTTCGCAGTCTGCACGCGACGAGGCGTTGCAGGCGCGGGAGGTGGTGCGTCGTTCGATCCACGGTATCGAGGGCATGTCCGGCGAGATCGGCCGTGCCGCCGAGGCCGTCGCGCAACTGGCCGACGAAGTCGCCTCGATCGATGAGGTGTTGGCGGTGATCCGCAGCATTTCCGAACAGACCAACCTGCTGGCGCTCAATGCCGCCATCGAGGCTGCGCGGGCTGGCGAAATGGGGCGTGGCTTCGCTGTCGTCGCCGATGAGGTGCGCACCCTGGCGCGGCGCACCCAGGTGTCCACCGACGAGGTGCAGCAGATGATCCACCGTCTCAAGCAAGGCGCGGGCACCGCCGTGGCGTCGATGCAGGCGGGACAGCAGGCAACCGGTAGCGGTGTCGAAGCAAGCCAGCGTACGGGCACGTCGCTGGGGGCGATCACCGACCAGGTCGAGCGCATCAGCGACATGAACCACCAGGTGGCCACGGCGACCGAGGAACAGTCGGCGGTGACCGAGGAGATCAACCGCAACGTGCAGGGGATTTCCGACCTGGCGCGGCAGACGGCCAGTGAAGTGCAGGGGTGTCGCGAGGAGTGCCAGGCGTTGCGTGGGTTGGCCGATGACCTGGCGCGGCAGATGGGTGGGTTCAGGCTTTAG
- a CDS encoding cell division protein ZapA — MRRPEQPINVVSILGNDYSLKAPEGQEDTLNQAVRMLNVALAETKRQFPTLIGDKLLVLAALNLCSKQIELQREHDRTLERTQAQIDATVDAISRTIGDQ; from the coding sequence ATGAGACGGCCAGAACAGCCGATCAATGTCGTGTCGATCCTCGGCAACGACTATTCGCTGAAGGCCCCCGAGGGCCAGGAAGACACCCTGAACCAGGCCGTGCGCATGCTCAATGTCGCGCTGGCCGAGACCAAGCGCCAGTTCCCGACCCTGATCGGCGACAAGCTGCTGGTGCTGGCGGCCCTGAACCTGTGCTCCAAGCAGATCGAGTTGCAGCGCGAGCACGACCGCACCCTCGAGCGCACCCAGGCGCAGATCGACGCCACCGTCGATGCCATCAGCCGAACCATCGGCGACCAATAA
- a CDS encoding methyl-accepting chemotaxis protein: MQDKLRDTLQLIAGSATQLASAAEELNSVTDESARGLQQQNNEIEQAATAVTEMTSAVEEVARNAVSTSEASSEASRSAGDGRDLVMETVGAIERMSGDVQATAKLITHLAEQSRDIGKVLDVIRGLADQTNLLALNAAIEAARAGEAGRGFAVVADEVRALAHRTQQSTSEIERMIGSIQGGTEQAVDSMRTSTERAESTLNIARGAGLALDTIAGAVAQINERNLVIASAAEEQAQVAREVDRNLVNINDLSVQSATGANQTSAASAELSRLAVDLSGLVARFRT, from the coding sequence ATGCAGGACAAGCTGCGCGACACCCTGCAGTTGATCGCCGGTTCCGCCACCCAACTGGCCTCGGCCGCCGAGGAGCTCAACAGCGTCACCGACGAGAGCGCCCGTGGCCTGCAGCAGCAGAACAACGAGATCGAGCAGGCCGCCACCGCCGTCACCGAAATGACCAGCGCGGTCGAGGAAGTGGCGCGCAACGCGGTGAGCACCTCGGAGGCCTCCAGCGAAGCCAGCCGTTCGGCCGGCGATGGTCGTGACCTGGTGATGGAGACCGTGGGCGCCATCGAGCGCATGAGCGGCGACGTGCAGGCCACCGCCAAGCTGATCACCCACCTGGCCGAGCAATCGCGCGATATCGGCAAGGTGCTCGACGTGATCCGTGGCCTGGCCGACCAGACCAACCTGCTGGCGCTCAACGCTGCCATCGAAGCCGCCCGCGCCGGTGAAGCCGGCCGTGGCTTCGCCGTGGTCGCCGACGAGGTACGCGCCCTGGCGCATCGCACCCAGCAGTCCACCAGCGAGATCGAGCGGATGATCGGCAGCATCCAGGGTGGTACCGAGCAGGCCGTGGACTCGATGCGCACCAGCACCGAGCGCGCCGAGTCGACCCTGAACATCGCCCGTGGCGCGGGCCTTGCGCTGGATACCATTGCCGGGGCGGTGGCGCAGATCAACGAGCGCAACCTGGTGATCGCCAGCGCCGCCGAGGAGCAGGCCCAGGTCGCCCGCGAGGTGGACCGCAACCTGGTGAACATCAACGACCTGTCGGTGCAGAGCGCCACCGGGGCGAACCAGACCAGCGCGGCGAGCGCCGAGCTGTCGCGCCTGGCGGTGGACCTGAGCGGGCTGGTGGCCCGGTTCCGTACCTGA
- the gbcB gene encoding glycine-betaine demethylase subunit GbcB, with protein sequence MSDTFLNPVTTQTWANGRHIVRCVKVIQETWDVRTFCFMADQPIMFFFKPGQFVTLELEIEGKPVMRSYTISSSPSVPYSFSITVKRVPGGLVSNFLHDTMHEGAELPVHGPVGLFNAIDYPAGKVLYLSGGVGITPVMSMARWFYDTNANVDMVFVHSARSPKDIIYHRELEQMASRIPNFSLHIICEKHGLGEPWAGYRGYLNQRLMELIAPDYLERTIFCCGPTPYMSAVKRMLEAVGFDMKNYHEESFGATPPEAKADAVEHAEQAADAPEVDVADLNLVEFVGSDKSIRVAPGETVHAAAAKVGLMIPKACGMGICGTCKVLKLGGEVEMEHNGGITEEDEAEGYILSCCSVPKGDVRIEY encoded by the coding sequence ATGTCCGATACCTTCCTCAATCCGGTCACCACCCAGACCTGGGCCAATGGCCGCCACATCGTGCGCTGCGTCAAGGTCATCCAGGAGACCTGGGACGTGCGCACCTTCTGCTTCATGGCCGACCAGCCGATCATGTTCTTCTTCAAGCCCGGGCAGTTCGTCACTCTTGAACTGGAGATCGAAGGCAAGCCGGTGATGCGCTCGTACACCATCTCCAGTTCGCCGTCGGTGCCCTACAGCTTCTCCATCACCGTCAAGCGCGTGCCGGGCGGGCTGGTGTCGAACTTCCTCCACGACACCATGCACGAAGGCGCAGAGCTGCCGGTGCACGGGCCGGTGGGGCTGTTCAACGCCATCGACTACCCGGCGGGCAAGGTGCTCTACCTCTCCGGCGGTGTCGGCATCACCCCGGTGATGTCCATGGCGCGCTGGTTCTACGACACCAACGCCAATGTCGACATGGTGTTCGTGCACAGTGCCCGTTCACCGAAGGACATCATCTACCACCGCGAGCTGGAGCAGATGGCCTCGCGCATCCCCAACTTCAGCCTGCACATCATTTGCGAGAAGCACGGGCTGGGCGAGCCGTGGGCGGGCTATCGCGGCTACCTGAACCAGCGGTTGATGGAGCTGATCGCCCCGGACTACCTCGAACGCACCATCTTCTGCTGCGGCCCGACGCCCTATATGAGCGCGGTCAAGCGCATGCTCGAAGCCGTCGGTTTCGACATGAAGAATTACCACGAGGAATCGTTCGGCGCGACGCCGCCAGAGGCCAAGGCCGATGCGGTCGAGCACGCCGAGCAGGCCGCCGATGCACCGGAAGTGGATGTGGCCGACCTCAACCTGGTGGAGTTCGTCGGCAGCGACAAGAGCATCCGCGTGGCCCCGGGCGAGACCGTGCACGCGGCGGCGGCCAAGGTCGGGCTGATGATTCCCAAGGCCTGCGGGATGGGGATCTGCGGCACCTGCAAGGTGCTCAAGCTGGGTGGCGAAGTGGAGATGGAGCACAACGGCGGGATCACTGAAGAGGATGAGGCCGAGGGCTACATCCTGTCGTGCTGCAGCGTACCGAAGGGGGATGTGCGGATCGAGTACTGA
- the gbcA gene encoding glycine-betaine demethylase subunit GbcA, whose product MDVTATLSLGDPLEPARKATAEMLQTRERTYSLPQPFYSDERLFQIDMQEIFHKEWLIAGLVCEIPAKGNYITLQIGKNPIIVVRGAEGKVHAFHNVCRHRGSRLCVSEKGKVAKLVCPYHQWTYELDGRLLFAGTEMGADFDMNQYGLKPVNVKVAGGYIFISLAENPPAIDEFLATLDHYMEPYDMENTKVAVQTTLMEKANWKLVLENNRECYHCNGSHPELLKTLLEWDDTNDPRASQEFKDHVAASAAAWEAEKIPYLHKSHGLRNRIVRMPLLKGTVSMTMDGKQACQKLMGRIKNPDLGSMRILHLPHSWNHCMGDHMIVFTVWPISAQETMVTTKWLVHKDAVEGVDYNPEDMRKVWDATNDQDRRLAEENQRGINSTAYQPGPYSKTYEFGVVNFIDWYSQRLLNNLGAEPASYLKEIKAQ is encoded by the coding sequence ATGGACGTCACCGCAACCCTGAGCCTGGGCGATCCACTGGAACCTGCACGCAAGGCCACCGCCGAGATGCTGCAGACCCGCGAGCGCACCTACTCGCTGCCGCAACCGTTCTACAGCGACGAACGCCTGTTCCAGATCGACATGCAGGAGATCTTCCACAAGGAGTGGCTGATCGCCGGCCTGGTATGCGAGATCCCGGCCAAGGGCAACTACATCACCCTGCAGATCGGCAAGAACCCGATCATCGTGGTGCGTGGCGCGGAAGGTAAGGTGCATGCCTTCCACAACGTCTGCCGCCACCGCGGCTCGCGCCTGTGCGTCAGTGAAAAGGGCAAGGTGGCCAAACTGGTGTGCCCGTACCACCAGTGGACCTACGAGCTCGACGGCCGCCTGCTGTTCGCCGGCACCGAGATGGGCGCCGACTTCGACATGAACCAGTACGGCCTCAAGCCTGTGAACGTGAAGGTGGCCGGTGGCTACATCTTCATCAGCCTGGCCGAGAACCCGCCGGCCATCGACGAGTTCCTGGCAACGCTCGACCACTACATGGAACCGTACGACATGGAGAACACCAAGGTGGCGGTGCAGACCACCTTGATGGAAAAGGCCAACTGGAAGCTGGTGCTGGAGAACAACCGCGAGTGCTACCACTGCAACGGCTCGCACCCCGAGCTGCTGAAGACGCTGCTGGAGTGGGACGACACCAACGACCCCCGCGCCAGCCAGGAGTTCAAGGACCACGTGGCCGCCTCCGCCGCCGCCTGGGAAGCCGAGAAGATCCCGTACCTGCACAAGAGCCACGGCCTGCGTAACCGCATCGTGCGCATGCCGCTGCTCAAGGGCACGGTGTCGATGACCATGGACGGCAAGCAGGCCTGCCAGAAGCTGATGGGCCGCATCAAGAACCCGGACCTGGGCTCGATGCGCATCCTGCACCTGCCGCATTCGTGGAACCACTGCATGGGCGACCACATGATCGTGTTCACCGTGTGGCCGATCAGCGCGCAGGAGACCATGGTCACCACCAAGTGGCTGGTGCACAAGGATGCGGTGGAGGGGGTCGACTACAACCCCGAGGACATGCGCAAGGTCTGGGACGCGACCAACGACCAGGACCGCCGCCTGGCCGAAGAGAACCAGCGCGGGATCAACTCCACGGCTTACCAGCCAGGGCCCTATTCGAAGACCTATGAATTCGGCGTGGTGAACTTCATCGACTGGTACAGCCAGCGTTTGTTGAACAATCTTGGCGCCGAGCCTGCGTCCTACCTCAAGGAGATCAAGGCGCAATAA
- a CDS encoding electron transfer flavoprotein subunit beta, with protein MSTKVISLVSIGAHPSSGRARRAEQDARAVELGLQLAGDNLLVVHAGDPREEALRAYLGMGLAHLDVLEQPAGADVLGVLGDYLRDAGAQLVLAGSQAETGEGSGMLPFLLAEKLGWPLVVGLAEVESIENGTAQVLQALPRGQRRRLKVRLPLLATVDNAAPKPRQSAFGPARRGVLAARNVTVVEDPVLGEDALQPARPRPKRLKVIKAKSGADRMKAATAKASGGGGKVLKDVSPQEGAEAILKLLVEEGVLR; from the coding sequence ATGAGTACGAAAGTCATCAGCCTGGTCTCGATCGGCGCCCACCCCAGCTCCGGCCGCGCCCGCCGCGCTGAGCAGGACGCGCGCGCCGTGGAACTGGGTTTGCAGCTGGCTGGGGATAACTTGCTGGTAGTACATGCCGGCGATCCGCGTGAAGAGGCCCTGCGTGCATACCTGGGCATGGGCCTGGCGCATCTGGATGTCCTGGAGCAGCCTGCCGGCGCCGATGTGCTCGGCGTGCTGGGCGACTACCTGCGTGATGCCGGCGCCCAGCTGGTGCTGGCAGGCAGCCAGGCCGAGACGGGTGAAGGTTCGGGCATGCTGCCGTTCCTGCTGGCCGAGAAGCTGGGTTGGCCGTTGGTGGTCGGGCTGGCCGAGGTGGAATCCATCGAGAACGGCACCGCGCAGGTGCTGCAGGCCTTGCCCCGGGGTCAGCGGCGTCGCTTGAAAGTGCGCCTGCCGTTGCTGGCGACTGTGGATAACGCCGCGCCCAAACCACGCCAGAGTGCTTTTGGCCCGGCGCGTCGAGGTGTGTTGGCGGCGCGCAACGTGACGGTGGTGGAGGACCCGGTGCTGGGCGAAGATGCCCTGCAACCCGCTCGTCCACGGCCGAAACGGCTCAAGGTGATCAAGGCCAAGAGTGGCGCCGACCGCATGAAGGCTGCCACGGCCAAGGCCAGTGGTGGAGGCGGCAAGGTGCTCAAGGATGTTTCTCCACAGGAAGGGGCTGAGGCCATCCTCAAACTGCTGGTGGAGGAGGGGGTGCTGCGCTGA
- a CDS encoding electron transfer flavoprotein subunit alpha/FixB family protein has translation MSDIIRRDPRAEWIARNRLHPLHAAMQTQQTSWMGPNGVIRKNPHAIAAGFIGPNGLKRIDRSGAQQGTGVGGRRTAAAEVQLPLHQVAEPAFYIAVVPDMVGGRLGSHDRDLLGLAHSLAGSHGAVLAIVFGEHKENNFSTAGVDRLLVIEGEAFEGYAPEQLVQGLRAVDNQFSPRHWLLPDSRSGGGELGRRFAAALGERPATRVWQVKDGQCIGRAGAGQQDIQRDLPRLILGATECAEPVSETRHEALPVELSTGVARSLSRIEDLGSVAVDPAAIAMAEAEFIVSGGNGVKDWDLYHKATAALGATEGASRVAVDDGFMPRNRQVGATGTWVTARVYVAVGISGAIQHLQGIGACDKVVAINMDPGCDMIKRADLSVIGDSSAILQALIDAVDNYRSGGQRDAA, from the coding sequence ATGAGCGACATCATCCGCCGCGACCCACGCGCCGAGTGGATCGCCCGTAACCGCCTGCACCCTTTGCATGCGGCGATGCAGACGCAACAGACCAGCTGGATGGGCCCCAATGGCGTCATCCGCAAGAACCCGCACGCGATCGCCGCCGGTTTCATCGGCCCCAACGGTCTCAAGCGCATCGACCGCAGCGGCGCCCAGCAGGGCACCGGCGTGGGAGGGCGGCGCACGGCTGCCGCCGAGGTGCAGTTGCCGCTGCACCAGGTGGCGGAGCCTGCCTTCTACATCGCCGTGGTGCCGGACATGGTCGGCGGCCGCCTGGGCAGCCACGACCGCGACCTGCTCGGCCTGGCCCACAGTTTGGCCGGCAGCCACGGCGCGGTGCTGGCCATCGTCTTTGGCGAACATAAGGAAAACAACTTTTCCACAGCCGGCGTCGACCGTTTGCTGGTCATCGAGGGCGAGGCGTTCGAGGGGTATGCACCGGAGCAGCTGGTGCAGGGCCTGCGCGCTGTGGATAACCAGTTCTCCCCACGCCACTGGCTGCTACCCGACAGCCGCAGCGGTGGCGGCGAACTGGGCCGGCGTTTCGCCGCGGCCCTGGGCGAGCGCCCGGCGACGCGGGTGTGGCAGGTCAAGGATGGCCAGTGCATCGGCCGTGCCGGGGCCGGTCAGCAAGATATTCAACGCGATCTGCCACGGTTGATCCTGGGCGCCACCGAATGCGCCGAACCGGTTAGCGAAACCCGCCACGAAGCGCTGCCCGTGGAGTTGTCCACAGGTGTGGCGCGCAGCCTGTCGCGCATCGAGGACCTTGGTTCGGTGGCCGTGGACCCGGCCGCCATCGCCATGGCCGAGGCCGAGTTCATTGTCTCGGGTGGCAACGGCGTCAAGGACTGGGACCTGTACCACAAGGCCACGGCGGCGCTCGGCGCCACCGAAGGCGCCTCGCGGGTAGCGGTGGATGACGGCTTCATGCCGCGCAATCGCCAGGTCGGAGCCACCGGAACCTGGGTCACGGCGCGGGTGTACGTGGCTGTGGGTATCTCCGGCGCCATCCAGCACCTGCAGGGCATCGGCGCCTGCGACAAGGTGGTGGCGATCAACATGGACCCGGGTTGCGACATGATCAAGCGGGCCGACCTGTCGGTGATCGGCGACAGCTCGGCAATTCTTCAGGCATTGATCGACGCTGTGGATAACTACCGCAGCGGCGGCCAGCGCGACGCGGCATAG
- the dgcB gene encoding dimethylglycine demethylation protein DgcB, producing the protein MLNTLLPILLFTALALAVLGALRRVRMWRRGRPSKVDLIKGLLAMPRRYLVDLHHVVERDKYMSKTHVATAGGFVLSAVLAILVHGFGLHSKILGYALLVATVIMFTGAIFVFKRRLNPPSRLSKGPWMRLPKSLLMFAASFFIATLPVAGILPEGTGGWVLVVVLGIGVFWGVSELFFGMTWGGPMKHAFAGALHLAWHRRAERFGGGRSTGLKPLDLEDPNAPLGVEKPVDFTWNQLLGFDACVQCGKCEAMCPAFAAGQPLNPKKLIQDMVIGLAGGTDAQFAGSPYPGKPVGEHGGHPHQPIVNGLVDAETLWSCTTCRACVEECPMMIEHVDAIVDMRRHLTLEKGATPNKGAEVLDNLIATDNPGGFAPGGRMNWAADLNLKLLSDVKRTDVLFWVGDGAFDMRNQRTLRAFVKVLKASGVDFAVLGLEERDSGDVARRLGDEATFQQLAKRNIQTLAKYRFQRIVTCDPHSFHVLKNEYGALGGEYQVQHHSTYIAELIAASKLNLGQHKGGSVTYHDPCYLGRYNGEYEAPRDVLRALGIEVREMQRSGFRSRCCGGGGGAPITDIPGKQRIPDMRMDDIRETQAELVAVGCPQCTAMLEGVVEPRPQIKDIAELVADVLIEEDAPATAKAQAAKREPAEVH; encoded by the coding sequence ATGTTGAACACCCTTCTACCCATCCTGCTGTTCACCGCGCTGGCCCTGGCGGTGCTCGGTGCCCTGCGCCGGGTGCGCATGTGGCGGCGCGGGCGGCCGAGCAAGGTCGACCTGATCAAAGGCCTGCTGGCCATGCCGCGGCGCTACCTGGTGGACCTGCACCATGTGGTCGAGCGCGACAAGTACATGTCCAAGACCCACGTGGCCACCGCAGGCGGCTTCGTGTTGTCGGCCGTGCTGGCGATTCTGGTGCATGGTTTCGGCCTGCACAGCAAGATTCTCGGCTACGCCTTGCTGGTGGCCACGGTGATCATGTTCACCGGTGCGATCTTCGTCTTCAAACGCCGCCTGAACCCGCCGTCGCGCCTGTCAAAGGGCCCTTGGATGCGCTTGCCCAAGAGCCTGCTGATGTTCGCGGCGAGCTTCTTCATCGCCACGTTGCCGGTGGCCGGCATCCTGCCGGAGGGTACGGGTGGCTGGGTGCTCGTCGTTGTGCTGGGGATTGGCGTGTTCTGGGGCGTGTCCGAGCTGTTCTTCGGCATGACCTGGGGCGGCCCGATGAAGCACGCCTTCGCCGGCGCCCTGCACCTGGCCTGGCACCGCCGCGCCGAGCGCTTCGGCGGCGGTCGGTCCACCGGCCTCAAGCCGCTGGACCTGGAAGACCCGAATGCGCCGTTGGGTGTGGAAAAACCGGTCGATTTCACCTGGAACCAACTGCTCGGTTTCGACGCCTGCGTGCAGTGCGGCAAGTGCGAGGCCATGTGCCCGGCGTTCGCCGCCGGCCAGCCGTTGAACCCGAAGAAGCTCATCCAGGACATGGTCATCGGCCTGGCCGGTGGCACCGATGCGCAGTTCGCTGGCAGCCCTTATCCGGGCAAGCCGGTCGGTGAGCATGGCGGCCACCCGCACCAGCCGATCGTCAACGGCCTGGTCGACGCCGAGACGCTGTGGTCGTGCACCACCTGCCGCGCTTGCGTGGAGGAGTGCCCGATGATGATCGAGCACGTCGACGCGATCGTCGACATGCGCCGCCACCTGACCCTGGAGAAGGGCGCCACCCCGAACAAGGGCGCCGAGGTGCTGGACAACCTGATCGCCACTGACAACCCTGGCGGCTTCGCCCCTGGCGGTCGGATGAACTGGGCTGCCGACCTCAACCTGAAACTGTTGTCCGACGTGAAGCGCACCGACGTGCTGTTCTGGGTCGGCGACGGCGCCTTCGACATGCGCAACCAGCGCACCCTGCGTGCGTTCGTCAAAGTGCTCAAGGCCTCGGGCGTGGACTTCGCCGTGCTCGGCCTGGAAGAGCGCGACAGTGGCGACGTGGCCCGGCGCCTGGGCGACGAGGCGACCTTCCAGCAACTGGCCAAACGCAATATCCAGACCCTGGCCAAGTACCGGTTCCAGCGCATCGTCACCTGCGACCCGCACAGTTTCCATGTGCTGAAGAACGAGTACGGCGCGTTGGGCGGCGAGTACCAGGTGCAGCACCACAGCACCTACATCGCCGAACTGATCGCCGCGAGCAAACTCAACCTCGGGCAGCACAAGGGCGGCAGTGTCACCTATCACGACCCTTGCTACCTGGGCCGCTACAACGGCGAGTACGAAGCCCCGCGCGACGTGCTCAGGGCATTGGGCATCGAAGTGCGCGAAATGCAACGTTCGGGCTTCCGCTCCCGTTGCTGCGGTGGCGGCGGCGGTGCGCCGATCACCGATATTCCCGGCAAGCAGCGCATTCCCGACATGCGCATGGACGATATCCGCGAGACCCAGGCAGAGCTGGTGGCGGTGGGGTGTCCACAGTGCACGGCGATGCTCGAGGGCGTGGTCGAACCGCGCCCACAGATCAAGGATATCGCCGAGCTGGTGGCCGACGTGCTGATCGAAGAAGACGCGCCTGCAACCGCCAAGGCGCAGGCCGCAAAACGTGAACCTGCGGAGGTGCATTGA